DNA from Bacteroidota bacterium:
GAATGAACTGGTCGCGTTTGTAAGTCATGATGACCGATGCGCCAAGGGCCACATCGAGCGCCGGACGGAGGTCGTCTGCACGCAGTGCGCGGTCTTCAGCAAGATGTTTGCTTGCGAAGATGTCACCGCGTACCGAGAGCGCCTGTAGTTTTGCCGGCGTCATCGGATCGCCACGATACCGTGTGGTCTCCATCCATAAAAATCGAAGGTCGTTTGCTGCCACAGGCGTTTCCTTTTTCAGGGTGCGTGTTGCCACGGCCACAGAATCAAAATGCGCCACGTACAGCATCGCCCATCCCTGTTCTTGCCAGCCCTGTGGTGTTTGCTGGTGTACCTTCACCTGCACATGGGCCCGCGGCAACGCTGTGGATGCCGGGAAATGCAATTGCAAAGGCACTTTAGCGTCAAGCTTTCCGCCGGTCCGCAGCAGGCGGACCTCAAGTCGGTCTGCTGCATCCGGAAACCGGGTGAAAAGCGACTTTTGGGCTGCTTCCAGGATCTGGTCCTGCAGCGTCGGCTCATCCGGAACGAGCAGGGGGGCTGGGGCAAGCAACAAAAGGGTTATGTATATCAGGAAATGCATGGCTGGCAAGCGGCTTGCCCGGCCATCCGTTAACCAGATGAC
Protein-coding regions in this window:
- a CDS encoding flagella basal body P-ring formation protein FlgA, which encodes MHFLIYITLLLLAPAPLLVPDEPTLQDQILEAAQKSLFTRFPDAADRLEVRLLRTGGKLDAKVPLQLHFPASTALPRAHVQVKVHQQTPQGWQEQGWAMLYVAHFDSVAVATRTLKKETPVAANDLRFLWMETTRYRGDPMTPAKLQALSVRGDIFASKHLAEDRALRADDLRPALDVALGASVIMTYKRDQFILEFTCKARKAGFVNDEIKLFAPATNKTYRARITGPGKAVWLETLE